Proteins found in one Rhodovulum sp. MB263 genomic segment:
- the ubiE gene encoding bifunctional demethylmenaquinone methyltransferase/2-methoxy-6-polyprenyl-1,4-benzoquinol methylase UbiE has protein sequence MTESAQKTTHFGFQTVAEEEKAGLVHGVFTRVASRYDLMNDLMSGGVHRVWKDAMMDWLAPQPHQRLLDVAGGTGDIAFRFLGRAPGATAVVCDMTESMLVEGRKRAEADNLAASLDWVVGDGMALPFADNSFDVFTNSFGTRNITRIQDALNEAYRVLKPGGRMMILEFSQMPNPLLQWAYDRYSFNVIPPLGQFVVNDRDSYQYLVESIRKFPDQETFAAMIREAGFEQVKYRNLSMGIAALHSGWKI, from the coding sequence ATGACCGAGAGTGCCCAGAAGACCACCCATTTCGGGTTCCAGACCGTCGCCGAAGAGGAGAAGGCCGGACTCGTCCACGGGGTATTCACCCGCGTCGCCTCGCGTTACGACCTGATGAACGACCTGATGTCGGGCGGTGTTCACCGGGTCTGGAAGGACGCGATGATGGACTGGCTCGCCCCGCAGCCGCATCAGCGTCTTCTGGACGTTGCTGGCGGTACCGGTGACATCGCCTTCCGCTTTCTGGGGCGCGCGCCGGGTGCGACGGCGGTGGTCTGCGACATGACGGAATCGATGCTGGTCGAGGGCCGCAAGCGGGCCGAGGCCGACAACCTCGCCGCCAGTCTCGACTGGGTCGTGGGTGACGGCATGGCGCTGCCCTTCGCCGATAACAGCTTCGATGTCTTCACGAATTCCTTCGGTACCCGGAATATCACCCGGATCCAGGACGCGCTGAACGAGGCCTACCGTGTGCTGAAACCCGGCGGGCGGATGATGATCCTCGAATTCAGCCAGATGCCCAACCCGCTTCTGCAATGGGCCTATGACCGCTATTCCTTCAACGTGATCCCGCCGCTGGGGCAGTTCGTCGTCAACGACCGCGACAGTTACCAGTATCTGGTGGAATCGATCCGCAAGTTCCCCGACCAGGAGACCTTCGCGGCCATGATCCGTGAGGCCGGTTTCGAACAGGTGAAGTATCGCAACCTGT
- the mutM gene encoding bifunctional DNA-formamidopyrimidine glycosylase/DNA-(apurinic or apyrimidinic site) lyase: MPELPEVETVRRGLTPAMEGRRIVATRVNRPDLRWPLPERMSERLTGAQVLRLGRRSKYILVDLSTGETLILHLGMSGRMLVSGVALGQFVHPHPAPQKHDHVVIELEGGARVTFNDPRRFGAMDLTPTGTVENHRLLAGLGPEPLGNGFDETYLVGRLKGRQTPIKAALLDQHLVAGLGNIYVCEALHRAGISPLRKAGRIAAARVATLVPAIRTVLSEAIEAGGSSLKDFRQADGELGYFQHNFRTYGREGAPCPSPGCTGRILRVVQSGRSSFYCPQCQR; encoded by the coding sequence ATGCCGGAATTGCCAGAGGTAGAGACAGTGCGTCGCGGGCTGACGCCTGCGATGGAAGGCCGCAGGATCGTCGCGACCAGGGTGAATCGCCCCGACCTTCGCTGGCCCCTGCCCGAGCGGATGTCCGAGCGGCTGACCGGCGCCCAAGTGCTGCGGCTGGGGCGCCGGTCGAAATACATTCTCGTCGATCTTTCGACAGGCGAGACGCTGATCCTGCATCTGGGCATGTCCGGGCGGATGCTGGTCTCGGGCGTGGCGCTGGGGCAGTTCGTGCATCCGCATCCGGCACCGCAGAAACACGACCATGTGGTGATCGAGCTCGAGGGCGGCGCGCGCGTGACCTTCAACGACCCCCGCCGTTTCGGTGCGATGGACCTGACCCCGACCGGGACGGTCGAGAACCACCGCCTGCTGGCCGGGCTCGGCCCCGAGCCGCTCGGCAACGGCTTCGACGAGACCTACCTTGTGGGCCGGCTGAAGGGGCGGCAGACCCCGATCAAGGCCGCGCTGCTCGACCAGCATCTGGTCGCGGGGCTCGGCAATATCTATGTCTGCGAGGCGCTGCACCGGGCCGGGATTTCCCCACTTCGCAAGGCGGGCCGGATTGCCGCGGCCCGCGTCGCGACCCTGGTTCCGGCGATCCGCACGGTCCTCTCCGAGGCGATCGAGGCCGGCGGCTCGAGCCTGAAGGACTTCCGCCAGGCCGATGGCGAGCTTGGCTATTTCCAGCACAATTTCCGCACCTATGGCCGGGAAGGCGCGCCCTGCCCCTCTCCCGGATGCACAGGCCGTATCCTGCGGGTCGTGCAGTCCGGCCGGTCGAGTTTCTACTGTCCGCAATGCCAAAGATAG
- a CDS encoding enoyl-CoA hydratase gives MAYKTLIVEIEDHVALVRLNRPEALNALNGELMGELAEAVSEANANEKVRCIVLTGTEKAFAAGADVREMSEKSFVDVFAGDLFTPETERLLACRKPIIAAVAGYALGGGCELAMMCDFIIAADTAKFGQPEINLGVVAGIGGTQRLTRAVGKSKAMDMHLTGRFMDAEEAERAGLVSRVVPAKKLIEEAMAAAQKIAEKSALTTMAVKECVNRSFETTLREGLLFERRMFHMMFATEDRAEGMQAFVEKREPQFRDK, from the coding sequence ATGGCTTACAAGACGCTGATCGTCGAGATAGAGGACCACGTGGCGCTGGTCCGCCTGAACCGGCCCGAGGCGCTGAACGCGCTGAACGGCGAGTTGATGGGCGAACTGGCAGAGGCCGTGAGCGAGGCCAACGCCAATGAGAAGGTGCGCTGCATCGTCCTGACCGGGACGGAAAAGGCGTTCGCCGCCGGGGCGGATGTCCGCGAGATGAGCGAGAAGAGCTTCGTCGACGTCTTCGCGGGCGATCTGTTCACGCCAGAGACCGAACGCCTTCTGGCCTGCCGCAAGCCGATCATCGCGGCAGTGGCGGGGTATGCGCTGGGCGGCGGCTGCGAACTGGCGATGATGTGCGACTTCATCATTGCCGCCGACACCGCGAAATTCGGCCAGCCCGAGATCAATCTGGGCGTCGTCGCCGGGATCGGGGGCACCCAGCGCCTGACCCGCGCGGTCGGCAAGTCCAAGGCAATGGACATGCACCTCACGGGCCGCTTCATGGATGCCGAGGAGGCCGAGCGCGCCGGGCTCGTCAGCCGCGTCGTCCCAGCCAAGAAGCTGATCGAAGAGGCGATGGCCGCGGCGCAGAAGATCGCCGAGAAATCGGCGCTGACCACGATGGCGGTCAAGGAATGCGTCAACCGCAGCTTCGAGACCACGCTGCGCGAGGGGCTGCTGTTCGAGCGGCGCATGTTCCACATGATGTTCGCGACCGAGGACCGGGCCGAGGGCATGCAGGCCTTCGTCGAAAAGCGCGAGCCGCAATTCCGCGACAAGTGA
- the rpsT gene encoding 30S ribosomal protein S20: MANSPQAKKRARQNERRYAVNKARRSRIRTFLRKVEEAIASGDQAAAATALREAQPELMRGVTKGVLHKNTASRKMSRLAARVKALNA, translated from the coding sequence ATGGCCAATTCGCCCCAAGCCAAGAAGCGCGCCCGCCAGAACGAGCGCCGCTATGCCGTCAACAAGGCGCGTCGTTCGCGCATCCGCACCTTCCTCCGGAAGGTCGAGGAAGCGATCGCTTCGGGCGATCAGGCGGCCGCTGCGACCGCTCTGCGCGAGGCCCAGCCCGAGTTGATGCGCGGGGTCACCAAAGGCGTCCTGCACAAGAATACCGCATCCCGGAAAATGTCGCGACTCGCCGCGCGCGTGAAGGCGCTGAACGCCTGA